One window of the Lasioglossum baleicum chromosome 8, iyLasBale1, whole genome shotgun sequence genome contains the following:
- the LOC143211658 gene encoding transmembrane protein 45B — protein MTSMDSSLPCLLTGFIFYGFGLKWCYDYAKYWVSLRPRDDSNTKGLKLLEKCDRLLHNHPIEGSLKLIATAIGLAGTITGEMPQVGTVSPKVVLATIYLFFAFSGLVDVLNFYFPHNVSEGLVKMALAQSFFIEGFFFLWGSLGSNAIVNLILAFIVWTTSVAIILELVWPELKLLRACTTLIHGSWIAHMIRVYPAISMLPEGVALVFSWHVAAASAVTLSVVVVTRSCAPRLIMDGPPEIPIYDYCQEPDQRM, from the coding sequence ATGACGTCGATGGACAGCTCGTTGCCATGTCTCCTCACCGGATTCATATTCTACGGGTTCGGCTTGAAGTGGTGCTATGATTACGCCAAGTACTGGGTTTCCCTGCGACCCAGGGACGATTCCAACACGAAGGGGTTAAAGCTGCTAGAGAAATGTGATAGATTATTGCACAACCATCCCATAGAGGGAAGCTTGAAGCTGATAGCAACCGCTATTGGCCTAGCTGGCACAATCACAGGAGAAATGCCACAAGTCGGGACTGTGTCCCCGAAAGTTGTGCTGGCTACGATCTATCTGTTCTTCGCGTTCTCTGGTCTAGTCGATGTTCTGAATTTCTACTTTCCACATAATGTGAGCGAGGGATTGGTCAAAATGGCGCTGGCTCAGAGCTTCTTCATAGAAGGATTCTTCTTCCTCTGGGGCAGTTTGGGTAGCAATGCTATAGTCAATTTAATATTAGCGTTCATAGTGTGGACAACATCTGTAGCCATTATTTTGGAGCTCGTGTGGCCCGAATTGAAGCTACTGAGAGCCTGTACCACGTTGATTCATGGTAGCTGGATAGCACACATGATACGtgtctatcctgcgatttcaatGCTGCCCGAAGGTGTTGCTCTGGTATTCTCATGGCACGTTGCTGCTGCATCGGCAGTGACATTGTCCGTAGTAGTGGTGACAAGAAGTTGCGCACCGAGACTGATAATGGACGGACCACCAGAGATACCGATTTATGATTATTGTCAGGAACCTGACCAGAGAATGTGA